CCGAGGCCGTCACCGAGGAGCAGCTCGGGCTGTTGATGGCCGGCGAGCGCCCGTCCGGGCTCGACACCGAGGCGGCGCGGATCGAACGGGGGGAGACGGTATGAGACGCGCGCGAGCGCGGCCGACCCACGAACCGTCCGCGGCAACCGGACGGAGGGCCGAGGCGTGAGCGACTGGCGCGAGCGTGCCGACGCCTCGCTCGATTGGCTCGTCGACACCTCGGCCGTCCAGCGGATCCTCGTCAGCCTCACTTCTCTGGCGTTTGCCGTCCTCCTCGGCACGGTTCTGGTGTTCGTCTCGGGTTTCGTCGCCGACTGTACGGACCCCTTCATCCTGCTTCCCGGCGTCGGCTACGGCTGTTATAACCCCGTCGAGATGTACGGGACGATGTTCACCGGCGCCTTTGGCTCGCTGACGGCGCTCGGGCGCACCCTGCAGGAGACCACGCTCCTCCTGTTTACGGGCCTCTCGGTCGCCGTCGCCTTCCGCGCGGGGCTGTTCAACATCGGGACGCAGGGGCAGCTGGTGCTTGGCGCGCTCGGGGCCGCGTTGACCGTTCTCACACTCGGCGAACGCGTCCCGGGGAACGTCCTCGGTGCGCTGGTCGTGATCCCCGCCGGGGTCGTCGTCGGCGCGCTCGTCGGCGGCGCCTGGGGGGCGATCCCCGGCGTGATGAAGGCGTATGCCGACGCCCACGAGGTGATCACGACGATCATGCTGAACTTCGTGGCCACGGGCATCGCCTTCTGGGCCGTCCAGAACCACGTCGGTAACCTCGAGTCCGACTCGGTCCAGACCCATGCGATCCCCGAGATCGCGCGCCTGCCGGCGTCGATCTCCGGCGCGCGCTTCTCGATCTACGCGCTCGTCGGCGCGCTGGCGATCGCCGTCGCGATCTACCTGCTGTACACTCGCACCGTGCTCGGCTACGAGCTTCGCACCAGCGGGATCCAGGAGACCGCCGCCGAGTACGGCGGCGTCAACGCCAAGCGAAACGTCGTCACCAGCATGACGCTGTCGGGCGCGCTCGGTGGTATCGCGGGCGCGGTCTACGTGATGATGGTCCAGTACCGCTGGCAGGCGGGCATTCCCGCGCTCGGGTTCGACGGCGTCGCGGTCTCGATCCTCGCGAGCAACAACCCGTTGGGCGTGATCCCCGCGGCCCTGCTATTCGGCGGGATGAAAAGCGGGAGCGTCGCGGTCGACCTCTCGCTCGGCGTGCCAAACGAACTCGTCGAGGTCCTCAGAGGGTTGATCATCCTCTTCATCGCCATGCCGGAGTTCTTCCGGGCGCTCGGAAAGCGCGCCGGCTACGGGGCCGGAGGTGAGGCAGAATGAACGCGCCGACGGTGAGCCGGAGACAGGGACTCGCGCTCGGTGCGGTCCTCTTCGGCCTGTTCGTGTTCGCGTTCGTCGTCGACGGCGGACGCGGGCTGATCGGCGACGTCACCGGCGTCGTCAGCGCCTCGTATCTCGCCTCGGCGTTCCGACTCACGGTCCCGATCGCCTTCGCGGCGATGGGCGGCATCTTCGCCGAGAAGAGCGGCGTCATCAACATCGGTCTCGAAGGGCTGCTCATCATCGGCGCGTTCGGCGCGGTCGCGAGCCTGTGGGGCCTGTCGGCGACGCCGATCGGCCCGAACGTCTGGCTCGCGTTCCTGTTCGCGGTGCTCGCGAGCACGTTCGTCGCGCTGCTGTTCGCGATCGTCTGTATCGAGTTCAAGGCCGACCAGATCATCGCCGGGTTGGCGGTCTGGCTGATCGCGCTCGGCTTCGCGCCCTTCGCGAGCATCGTCATCTGGAACCAGACCAACAGCCCGAGCGTCGGCACGTTCTCTCCCATCGAGATCCCGGTGCTCTCGGCGCTTCCGAACGTGGGATCGCTCTTCTCGGTCACGCCGCCGGTTCTCCTCCTCGTCCTCGCGGTGCCGTTCTCGTGGTACCTCCTCAACCACACGCCGTTCGGGATGTGGATCGAGGCCAGCGGCGAGGATCCGAAATCGCTCGACACCGCGGGCATCAGCGTCCGCCACGTGCGGTATGCGGGCGTGTTGCTCTCGGGGATCTACTGCGGGATCGGCGGCGCGGGTCTCGCGTTGAACACCGGCCAGTTCGTCGGTAGCGGCGATACGATGGTCGACGGGCGGGGCTGGATCGGGCTGACGGCCTACCTGATCGGCAACTACAACCCGGTCAACGCGTTCCTCGCCTCGTTCCTGTTCGCCGGGCTCGATGCCCTCCAGCTCGAACTCCAACAGATCGCCGGCTACGACGTCTCCTCGACGCTCGTCGGGATCATCCCCTACGTCGCCGTGCTGATCGTCCTCACGCTCGTCGGACGCACCCGGATGCCCGCCGAGGCCGGCGAGCACTACGAGTCCGACGAGTAGCCGGCTGTTCGTCGGCCCAACGGGCCCGACGAAACTGCGTCTGCTCGGTTGCCGGGTGGATGAAACCCCCTCCAAACGAACCGCGACCGACCGGCTCGTGTGGATCCGGCAGCGTTTTTCTACCCCGGGGAGGATCGACCGGTATGAGTTCCGAACCCCGACGACTGCTGATCGATACCGACACCGCGGGCGACGACACGCAGGCGATCCTGCTGGCCGCGCTCTCCGATCGCGTCGCCCTCGAAGGTCTGACGATCTCTGCCGGGAACGTCCCCTTCGAGTACCAGGTCGAGAACGCGAAGTACACCCTCGAATTGGCCGATTCGACGGACGTTCCCGTCTACGAGGGTGCCCGATCACCCCTGATCAAAGATCACCTGTCAGCCGAATACGTCCACGGCGAGGGTGGACTCGGCGGCGAGCTGTTCCCCGAGACGGGGATCCCCTCGGCCGACGAGCACGCCGTCGATGCGATCGTTCGAACCGCCAGGGAGAACCCGGGCGACGTCACCCTCGCGTGTATCGCCCCATTGACGAACGTCGCGCTCGCCTATCAGCGCGAACCCGACCTCCCCGAACTCCTCGAGGAGGTGTGGGTCATGGGCGGGGCGGTCAACACGCTCGGGAACATCACGCCCGCGGCCGAATACAACTTCTGGGTCGATCCAGACGCCGCACGGATCGTCATGGATGCCTTCGAGACCACGCTCGTCGACTGGGGGGTAACGCTCCGCGATTCGCTGTTCGACGCCGAGACCTTCGACGAGATCGAAACCATCGACACGCCGCTGGCCGAGTTCTTCCTGACGATCACGGGTGCCGTCAGGGAGTTCAACCGCCAGTCCGAGCACGATTCCCTCGGTGCGGACGTGACCACCCAGCCCGATTCGCTGACGCTTGCGACGCTGCTCGAACCCGATCTGATCGAGCGCGCCGGGACGTACCACGTCGAGGTCGACGACCGGGAAGGACCCACGCGGGGCTACAGCCTCGTCGACGAACTCGGCGTCACAGACGGGCAGCCGCGAACGCGCGTGATCGAATCAATCGACGGCGAGTACTTCGAGCGCATGCTGCTCGATGCGTTCCGTCACGGGGATCCACACTACTCGTCGCGCTAAAAAAACGGGAAACGGTTGATTCGCGCTCAGTCGTCGGCGGGGCTCGCGCCCAAGCCGCCCTCGTCGGCCTGCTGTTTCGTGTGCGAGAGCTTGCCGCCGGCGGTGACGATCTCGCGCTCGCGCTCGGACGCGTCGAGGCGCGCGGTCGCCTCCCAGTCGTCGTTCACGCGGATGGTGAACTCGTTTTTGCCGGAGGCGATGGCCTCCTCGACGTCGTCGACGATCTCGATGTCGTCTCCCTGCTCGATCCTCTCGTAGGTCTCCTCGTCGATCGTGAGCGGGACGATCCCGAAGTTGAAGAGGTTCGCCTTGTGGATCCGGGCGAAGCTCTCGGCGAAGACCGCCTCGATACCGAGATACATCGGACAGAGCGCGGCGTGTTCGCGCGAACTCCCTTGGCCGTAGTTCTCGCCGGCGACGAGCACGCCGCCGTCGGCGGCCTGTGCGCGCTCGGGGAACGTGTCGTCCACCCGCGAGAGGGTGAACTCCGAGATCTTCGGGATGTTCGAGCGGTACATCAGGATGTCGCTGGAGGCGGGGACGATGTGGTCGGTCGTGATGTTGTCCTCCATCTTCAACAGCGCTTCGCCCTCGATGTGGGCGTCGAGCGGGTCCTTCAGCGGGACGTCGCCGATGTTCGGACCCTTGATGAGCTCGTCGTCGACGGCCTCCTCCGGCGGGATGAGGTCGGCCTTCGAACCCGTGTACTGATCGGGCATCTCGAAGCCGGGGTCCTCCAGATCGCCCAGCTCGTCGGCCAGATCGCGCGGATCGACGAGCTCGCCTTTGAGCGCAGCTGCGGTGGCGACCTCGGGCGAACAGAGGAAGACCGAGTCGTCCTCGATGCCCGAGCGTCCCTCGAAGTTGCGGTTGAACGTCCGCACCGAGACCGAATCGCTGCCGGGGACGTGACCGATACCGATACACGGCCCACAGGTCGACTCCGAGAAGTTGACGCCGGCGGCCATCAGTTCGGCCGTCCAGCCCTCACGGGCGAGCATCTCGCTTGCCTGTTTCGATGCGGGCGCGACGATCATGTCCGTCTTCTTGTCGACCTCGCGGCCCTCGAGCATCTTCGCGGTCGGCAGGATGTCCTCGTAGCCGCCGTTCGTACAGGAGCCGATGATGACTTGATCGACCTCGGTGCCCGCGACCTCCCGCACCGGAACGATGTTGTCGGGCATCGACGGCTGTGCGATGAGCGGCTCGAGCTCCGAGAGGTCGACCGTGATCTCGTCGTCGTATTCGGCGTCCTCGTCGGGCCCGATCTCGACGAACTCGTCCTCACGACCCAGCGCTTCGAGATACTCCTCGGTGCGCTCGTCGGTCGGGAAGATCGAGGAGGTCGCGCCGAGCTCGGTGCCCATGTTCGTGATGGTCGTCCGCTCGGGCGCGGAAAGCGTCTCGACGCCCGGGCCGGTGTACTCGAGCACCTTGCCGACGCCGCCTTTGACCGAAAGCCGGCGCAGCATCTCGAGGATGACGTCCTTCGCGGTCGCCCACTCGGGGAGCTCGCCCTCGAGACGGACGTTGACGACCTCGGGCATCTCGATGTAGTACGGACCCCCGCCCATCGCGACGGCGATGTCGAGGCCGCCCGCGCCGATCGCGAGCTCGCCGAGTCCGCCGGGCGTCGGGGTGTGGCTGTCACTGCCCAGCAGCGTCTTGCCGGGTGCGGCGTAGTTCTCCTTGTGGACGTTGTGGCAGATCCCGTTGCCGGGTCGCGAGAAATGCGCGCCGAAGGTGCCCGCGGCCGAACGCAGGAACCGGTGGTCGTCGGTGTTCTTGAAGTCGAACTGGTAGGTCTGGTGGTCACAGTACTGGGCGGCGGTCTCGGTCTGGACCTCGTCCAGATCGAGTGCCTCGAACTGCAGCCAGACCATCGTTCCCGTCGTGTCCTGGGTGAGCACCTGATCGATCTCGATTCCGATCTCCTCGCCGGTTTCGAGTTCGCCATCGAGGAGATGGTCCTCGAGAATCTTCTCCGTTAGCGTCTGTCCCATATCATCCGAAGGTCGGCCGTCCACGGATATAAATCCCGCGTGTTTCTGTACCTGATGATCGTTGTAAATCGATAGCGGCGGGGCAATTATTGCACGAATTCCGGAAGTTCGTCAAGGGTTTACCCACGGCTGGGAAACGGCTCGTATG
This window of the Halalkalicoccus subterraneus genome carries:
- a CDS encoding ABC transporter permease → MSDWRERADASLDWLVDTSAVQRILVSLTSLAFAVLLGTVLVFVSGFVADCTDPFILLPGVGYGCYNPVEMYGTMFTGAFGSLTALGRTLQETTLLLFTGLSVAVAFRAGLFNIGTQGQLVLGALGAALTVLTLGERVPGNVLGALVVIPAGVVVGALVGGAWGAIPGVMKAYADAHEVITTIMLNFVATGIAFWAVQNHVGNLESDSVQTHAIPEIARLPASISGARFSIYALVGALAIAVAIYLLYTRTVLGYELRTSGIQETAAEYGGVNAKRNVVTSMTLSGALGGIAGAVYVMMVQYRWQAGIPALGFDGVAVSILASNNPLGVIPAALLFGGMKSGSVAVDLSLGVPNELVEVLRGLIILFIAMPEFFRALGKRAGYGAGGEAE
- a CDS encoding ABC transporter permease, which gives rise to MNAPTVSRRQGLALGAVLFGLFVFAFVVDGGRGLIGDVTGVVSASYLASAFRLTVPIAFAAMGGIFAEKSGVINIGLEGLLIIGAFGAVASLWGLSATPIGPNVWLAFLFAVLASTFVALLFAIVCIEFKADQIIAGLAVWLIALGFAPFASIVIWNQTNSPSVGTFSPIEIPVLSALPNVGSLFSVTPPVLLLVLAVPFSWYLLNHTPFGMWIEASGEDPKSLDTAGISVRHVRYAGVLLSGIYCGIGGAGLALNTGQFVGSGDTMVDGRGWIGLTAYLIGNYNPVNAFLASFLFAGLDALQLELQQIAGYDVSSTLVGIIPYVAVLIVLTLVGRTRMPAEAGEHYESDE
- a CDS encoding aconitate hydratase gives rise to the protein MGQTLTEKILEDHLLDGELETGEEIGIEIDQVLTQDTTGTMVWLQFEALDLDEVQTETAAQYCDHQTYQFDFKNTDDHRFLRSAAGTFGAHFSRPGNGICHNVHKENYAAPGKTLLGSDSHTPTPGGLGELAIGAGGLDIAVAMGGGPYYIEMPEVVNVRLEGELPEWATAKDVILEMLRRLSVKGGVGKVLEYTGPGVETLSAPERTTITNMGTELGATSSIFPTDERTEEYLEALGREDEFVEIGPDEDAEYDDEITVDLSELEPLIAQPSMPDNIVPVREVAGTEVDQVIIGSCTNGGYEDILPTAKMLEGREVDKKTDMIVAPASKQASEMLAREGWTAELMAAGVNFSESTCGPCIGIGHVPGSDSVSVRTFNRNFEGRSGIEDDSVFLCSPEVATAAALKGELVDPRDLADELGDLEDPGFEMPDQYTGSKADLIPPEEAVDDELIKGPNIGDVPLKDPLDAHIEGEALLKMEDNITTDHIVPASSDILMYRSNIPKISEFTLSRVDDTFPERAQAADGGVLVAGENYGQGSSREHAALCPMYLGIEAVFAESFARIHKANLFNFGIVPLTIDEETYERIEQGDDIEIVDDVEEAIASGKNEFTIRVNDDWEATARLDASEREREIVTAGGKLSHTKQQADEGGLGASPADD
- a CDS encoding nucleoside hydrolase, with translation MSSEPRRLLIDTDTAGDDTQAILLAALSDRVALEGLTISAGNVPFEYQVENAKYTLELADSTDVPVYEGARSPLIKDHLSAEYVHGEGGLGGELFPETGIPSADEHAVDAIVRTARENPGDVTLACIAPLTNVALAYQREPDLPELLEEVWVMGGAVNTLGNITPAAEYNFWVDPDAARIVMDAFETTLVDWGVTLRDSLFDAETFDEIETIDTPLAEFFLTITGAVREFNRQSEHDSLGADVTTQPDSLTLATLLEPDLIERAGTYHVEVDDREGPTRGYSLVDELGVTDGQPRTRVIESIDGEYFERMLLDAFRHGDPHYSSR